Proteins from a genomic interval of Haloferax marinisediminis:
- a CDS encoding glycosyltransferase family 2 protein: MSILAVKSETHSPLVSYVVATYNRPDDLTEAIDSILRQEYRPIEVVVISNSTDETAELFSRGGRFDLDCVKHYNLPGRMGVPEARNVGFDRASGEILVSIDDDAVLKNPNATDTIVSKFEDNPDIGILAFQSRNYFTDEINRKEIPDPPTLGMDATDEFRTAFFIGVGNAIRRSTLEKTGGYPASFVYGFEEMDLSFRTLDNGYDILYTPSVVVHHKKSPEGRRPDRETQERLVGNRIKLAFRNLPWRYVFFTTLIWSAYSLVLTKRLSSLWRIVGRLYDDRDELLNERQVIDGETIERIKSRKTMLYGWWYGPHPGRIVGPNADPRRLFWEAENI, encoded by the coding sequence ATGTCGATACTAGCCGTGAAATCCGAAACACATTCTCCACTTGTGTCGTACGTCGTCGCGACGTACAACCGGCCTGATGACTTGACCGAAGCGATTGATTCGATTCTCAGACAAGAGTACCGCCCCATCGAAGTTGTCGTAATCAGTAACTCGACAGACGAGACAGCGGAGTTGTTTAGTCGCGGAGGCCGGTTCGACTTGGACTGTGTCAAACACTACAACCTACCTGGACGAATGGGTGTCCCGGAAGCACGAAACGTTGGGTTCGACCGTGCATCTGGAGAGATACTCGTCTCGATCGACGACGATGCTGTCCTCAAAAACCCCAACGCGACCGACACAATCGTCTCGAAATTCGAAGACAATCCGGACATCGGTATCCTCGCGTTTCAGTCTCGAAACTACTTCACCGACGAGATCAATCGGAAAGAGATTCCAGACCCGCCAACGTTGGGTATGGACGCCACAGACGAGTTTCGGACCGCGTTCTTCATCGGCGTTGGAAATGCGATTCGACGGTCCACATTGGAGAAAACTGGAGGGTATCCAGCGAGCTTCGTCTACGGATTCGAGGAGATGGACCTCTCGTTTCGAACCCTCGACAACGGCTACGACATTCTGTACACACCATCCGTCGTCGTCCACCACAAGAAGTCTCCAGAAGGTCGACGACCGGATAGAGAGACACAAGAGAGACTCGTTGGCAACCGAATCAAACTCGCTTTCCGGAATCTGCCGTGGCGGTACGTCTTCTTTACGACGCTCATCTGGTCGGCGTACTCGCTCGTGTTGACCAAGCGACTCTCGTCGCTGTGGAGAATCGTTGGTCGTCTGTACGACGATAGAGACGAGTTACTCAACGAGCGACAGGTCATCGATGGAGAGACCATAGAGCGCATCAAATCGCGAAAGACGATGCTGTACGGTTGGTGGTACGGGCCCCACCCGGGACGGATCGTCGGACCGAATGCAGACCCACGTCGACTCTTCTGGGAAGCAGAGAACATCTAG
- a CDS encoding acetyl-CoA hydrolase/transferase C-terminal domain-containing protein produces MNRNLPVTDRIADGVPTGSPEEAAALIDDDATLVLSGFGRAGYPKAVPLALAASDRDLSLTVISGGSVGGEVDTALVEADAIERRFPYQATPTARTAVNDGHIAFHDRHISRLGDEVAFGHYGTPNVALVEAVAVGPDWLIPTTSVGHTPTYVHSASRLIVEVNDAQPLELQLLHDVYSRATPPNREPIPLNAPGDRIGSPRISFEPEKLEMVVRTDRPDKSYTFREPTETDEKIAANLAAFLADEVERNPLFASSVNLQFGVGSLGNALMGAFNDVDFGDRTVAYYGEVIQDGLLDMIDDDKLVSASAASLALSREGQERLFADIERYAERVIVRNADVSNNPALIDRFGVIGVNSALEVDLYGHVNSTHIAGTHVANGIGGSGDFTRNSGIGVIALGSTAKDGAIPRIVPMVPHVDHTEHDFSIIVTEQGVADLRGLAPRERADVMVSQCAHPSFQDDLRDYLERADKGGGHIPHDLTTVFDWYLD; encoded by the coding sequence ATGAACAGAAACCTCCCAGTCACAGACCGCATCGCCGACGGAGTTCCGACCGGCTCTCCCGAGGAGGCAGCAGCGCTAATCGATGACGACGCCACTCTCGTATTGAGCGGGTTCGGCAGGGCGGGATACCCGAAAGCCGTCCCGCTTGCACTCGCTGCGAGCGACAGAGACCTGTCACTGACCGTCATCAGTGGCGGCAGCGTCGGGGGTGAAGTCGATACCGCCCTGGTCGAAGCCGACGCGATCGAACGACGCTTCCCGTATCAGGCCACACCCACCGCCCGGACCGCAGTCAACGACGGCCACATCGCGTTCCACGACCGCCACATCTCCCGACTCGGCGACGAAGTCGCCTTCGGCCACTACGGCACTCCTAACGTCGCACTCGTCGAAGCAGTCGCCGTCGGTCCCGACTGGCTCATCCCGACCACGTCTGTCGGCCACACGCCGACGTACGTCCATAGCGCATCTCGACTCATCGTCGAAGTCAACGATGCACAACCGCTCGAACTACAACTCCTCCACGACGTCTATTCGCGGGCAACCCCACCGAACCGTGAACCGATTCCACTCAACGCCCCGGGCGACCGAATCGGTTCGCCGCGTATCAGTTTCGAACCCGAAAAACTGGAGATGGTCGTTCGGACTGACCGACCAGACAAATCCTACACGTTCAGAGAACCCACAGAGACCGACGAGAAGATTGCAGCCAACCTCGCGGCGTTTCTCGCGGACGAAGTCGAACGAAACCCGTTGTTCGCTTCGTCGGTGAATCTCCAATTCGGCGTTGGGAGTCTGGGCAACGCCTTGATGGGTGCGTTCAACGACGTCGACTTCGGCGACCGAACAGTCGCGTACTACGGTGAGGTCATTCAGGATGGACTCCTCGACATGATCGACGACGACAAACTCGTCTCGGCCAGTGCGGCCTCACTCGCGCTCTCCAGAGAGGGACAAGAACGCCTGTTCGCCGACATCGAGCGGTACGCTGAGCGCGTCATCGTTCGGAACGCCGATGTCTCCAACAACCCCGCACTCATCGACCGCTTCGGCGTCATCGGCGTCAACAGTGCACTAGAAGTCGACCTCTACGGCCACGTCAACTCGACCCATATCGCCGGGACACACGTCGCCAATGGCATCGGTGGAAGCGGTGACTTCACTCGTAACAGTGGCATCGGCGTCATCGCACTCGGGTCGACCGCCAAAGACGGGGCAATTCCGCGAATCGTGCCGATGGTTCCTCACGTGGACCACACAGAACACGACTTCTCGATTATCGTCACCGAACAGGGCGTCGCCGACCTTCGGGGACTCGCGCCTCGTGAACGCGCCGACGTGATGGTCAGTCAGTGTGCACATCCCTCGTTCCAGGACGACCTTCGCGACTATCTGGAGCGGGCTGACAAGGGTGGCGGACACATTCCTCACGACCTTACCACAGTCTTCGATTGGTACCTCGATTGA
- a CDS encoding MaoC family dehydratase: MTEATDHERRLANGWEGRYYEDFTVGDIYKHPYGRTVTETDNVWFTNITMNLNPMHFNEAYAAETEFGERLVDGTFVIALAVGMSVIDVSANATANLGYDDIRHHAPVYHGDTLFAESEVLEKRESSSRPHVGIVTTELRTYNQDNVLVLSLKRTPMVLKREHAQPTAAKPTGWPEGIGTQPSDL, from the coding sequence ATGACCGAAGCGACTGACCACGAACGGCGACTAGCGAATGGCTGGGAAGGACGATACTACGAGGACTTCACTGTCGGAGATATCTACAAGCATCCCTACGGGCGGACTGTGACCGAGACAGACAACGTGTGGTTCACCAACATCACGATGAACCTCAACCCGATGCACTTCAACGAGGCGTACGCGGCCGAGACCGAGTTCGGTGAGCGGCTCGTCGACGGCACGTTCGTCATCGCACTCGCCGTCGGGATGAGCGTCATCGACGTCTCGGCGAATGCGACTGCAAATCTCGGATACGACGATATTCGACACCACGCACCTGTCTACCACGGGGACACCCTCTTCGCCGAGAGCGAGGTTCTGGAGAAACGGGAGAGTTCGTCTCGTCCACACGTCGGCATCGTCACGACCGAACTCAGGACGTACAACCAGGATAACGTCCTCGTGCTGTCGTTGAAACGCACCCCGATGGTCTTGAAACGGGAACACGCACAGCCCACGGCCGCCAAACCAACAGGGTGGCCTGAGGGTATTGGAACACAACCGTCTGACCTCTGA
- a CDS encoding acyl-CoA dehydrogenase family protein, with protein MKTVTSDSVELSAQQRLVRDSIRDICDDFDHEYWRQKDKDGEYPSEFVDELGAHGWFGVLIPEEYGGAGMGTPEVVVMMEEIAAAGGGFSAAQAIHGGIYNSVPIVRYGSEEMKEELLPSVANGDTAIQSFGLTEPNAGSDSTSIETFAKKQGDEYVINGQKIWTSRVDASDYIVLVARTTPKSEVEKRTRGISMFLVDIDEAVSEGSLEMKAIPKSASNAVHAYELWFEDLRLSADRLIGEEGNGFYQVLDGLNEERLVIAAECIGLGELAIQRGVDYANERVVFGRPIGQNQAIQHPLAKAYAELQAAKMLTYNAAAVVDEDTGAAVGAQANMAKYLAAEAAFAAADAAVQAHGGFGVATEYDVERYFREARLTRLVPITQELVLNYLGEKVLGLPRSY; from the coding sequence ATGAAGACGGTAACTTCCGATAGCGTAGAGCTATCAGCACAACAGCGTCTCGTCAGAGATAGTATCCGGGATATCTGCGATGATTTCGACCACGAGTACTGGCGGCAAAAAGACAAAGACGGCGAGTATCCTTCGGAATTCGTCGACGAACTCGGAGCGCACGGTTGGTTCGGTGTGCTGATTCCTGAAGAGTACGGTGGTGCCGGTATGGGCACGCCCGAAGTTGTGGTGATGATGGAAGAGATTGCTGCAGCAGGAGGTGGATTCTCTGCTGCACAGGCAATTCACGGTGGAATCTACAACTCGGTCCCCATCGTCCGCTACGGGAGCGAGGAGATGAAAGAAGAACTCCTCCCGTCTGTGGCGAACGGCGATACTGCGATTCAGTCGTTCGGGCTCACCGAACCGAATGCAGGGTCCGACTCGACATCGATCGAGACGTTTGCCAAAAAACAGGGTGACGAGTACGTTATCAACGGCCAGAAAATCTGGACCTCTCGTGTCGATGCGAGCGACTACATCGTGCTCGTCGCCCGAACGACGCCGAAATCGGAAGTCGAAAAGCGAACTCGCGGAATCTCGATGTTCCTCGTCGATATCGACGAAGCAGTGTCCGAGGGGAGTCTCGAGATGAAGGCAATCCCCAAATCGGCGAGCAATGCAGTCCACGCGTACGAACTCTGGTTCGAAGACCTTCGGCTCTCTGCAGACCGACTCATCGGTGAGGAAGGAAACGGGTTTTACCAGGTGCTGGATGGTCTCAACGAAGAACGTCTCGTCATCGCTGCAGAGTGCATCGGGCTCGGCGAACTTGCAATCCAACGGGGTGTCGACTATGCAAACGAGCGGGTCGTCTTCGGCCGGCCAATCGGACAGAACCAAGCGATTCAGCACCCGCTGGCGAAAGCGTACGCCGAGTTACAGGCCGCGAAGATGCTGACGTACAACGCCGCCGCCGTCGTCGACGAAGACACTGGTGCGGCAGTTGGGGCGCAAGCGAACATGGCGAAGTACTTGGCCGCAGAAGCGGCTTTCGCTGCTGCTGACGCTGCAGTGCAGGCACACGGTGGCTTCGGCGTTGCGACCGAGTACGACGTCGAGCGGTACTTCAGGGAAGCACGACTCACACGGTTGGTTCCCATCACCCAAGAGTTGGTGCTGAACTATCTCGGCGAGAAAGTCCTGGGTCTCCCCCGTTCGTACTAA
- a CDS encoding DUF2206 domain-containing protein, producing the protein MIVFYAAIPIVAVAAAGAMNELGNPLLMYLFVILVVAAVLLLPTRFVSSNLYPATVFLIALGTFLHRNLLTSGVVGADIQLQYFIAQRIIETQAWSPIASGPLMALPMVSSVPAIISIFTGLSVATVFKVVYVGVFSLVPVGIYFVGRKVFGTNEGLFGSLFFVFYHGTFYFTPGKQLFSEVFLILLVLLFVTGRLSTSGGKVAGLLFTVGLIHSHYGSTYVLGGSLLAGFLLLTVVSLIVDDFDHELSLAYPVAVLTLGTVWYSITTTALVESIAQIPLSIIQQVATLLQDPVVGSGASYVQQQMGVLRVLNVLVYLTLTALLGLGLVWRVGKNAADIRRDGRTIYPEYTAVAIPMFLFLAASFVIIANLWADRVYQMVLVFLAPLAALGFHFLFVVFGSVLKRLGSSIHPRPLWALFAVVLSVLLVLNSGAAFAAAGDANTSTFDSSSNDYSFTDEERAGAFWLKQHVGFSDEGAYRPGAVESESTVTVYTDSVTYQLFRSVMPEDYYDVRVERLRSPWEPEFDESRLEEGYVFIRKRSIAEDSSGEVLPISQLSPEDVSAITDSGTIIFENEDVTIVEIDQRPGE; encoded by the coding sequence GTGATTGTGTTCTACGCGGCAATCCCGATCGTCGCTGTTGCCGCCGCAGGTGCGATGAACGAACTTGGTAATCCACTGTTGATGTATCTGTTCGTGATTCTCGTGGTTGCTGCTGTTCTCTTGCTACCGACGAGATTCGTCTCTTCGAATCTGTATCCTGCGACTGTTTTCCTTATCGCGCTCGGAACCTTCCTGCATAGGAACCTTCTCACTAGCGGAGTCGTCGGTGCGGACATCCAACTCCAGTATTTCATTGCCCAACGAATTATCGAGACACAGGCGTGGTCACCGATCGCTAGTGGTCCGCTCATGGCATTACCAATGGTCAGTTCAGTCCCTGCCATCATCTCGATATTCACGGGCTTGTCGGTCGCGACCGTGTTCAAAGTCGTCTACGTCGGTGTGTTTTCTCTCGTTCCTGTTGGAATCTATTTCGTGGGACGAAAGGTGTTTGGTACCAACGAAGGACTGTTCGGAAGTCTGTTTTTCGTGTTCTATCACGGAACGTTCTATTTCACCCCCGGAAAGCAACTGTTCTCAGAAGTCTTCCTCATCCTCCTCGTCCTGTTGTTCGTGACGGGCCGTCTTTCGACGTCCGGTGGGAAAGTTGCAGGACTACTCTTCACTGTTGGACTCATACACTCGCACTACGGCTCGACGTACGTGCTCGGCGGTTCGCTCCTCGCTGGGTTCCTTCTGCTCACAGTCGTCTCACTGATAGTCGACGACTTCGACCACGAACTCTCTCTGGCGTATCCTGTGGCAGTTCTCACACTGGGGACTGTTTGGTACAGCATCACGACGACAGCATTGGTAGAGTCGATCGCACAAATCCCGCTCTCGATCATCCAGCAAGTAGCGACCCTGTTGCAGGACCCCGTCGTAGGGAGTGGCGCGAGTTACGTTCAACAACAGATGGGCGTTCTCAGAGTCCTCAATGTGCTGGTCTATCTCACGTTGACGGCGTTACTGGGTCTCGGACTCGTATGGCGCGTCGGGAAGAACGCGGCCGACATCAGACGCGACGGGCGAACGATCTATCCTGAGTACACTGCGGTGGCGATACCGATGTTCTTGTTCCTCGCAGCGTCGTTCGTCATCATCGCCAACCTCTGGGCTGACCGAGTCTACCAGATGGTGTTGGTCTTCCTCGCGCCACTCGCGGCGCTTGGATTCCACTTCTTGTTCGTCGTCTTCGGCTCGGTACTCAAACGGCTCGGTAGCTCGATACATCCTCGCCCGCTGTGGGCACTGTTCGCCGTCGTTCTCAGCGTCCTCCTCGTGTTGAACTCGGGGGCCGCCTTCGCTGCTGCCGGGGACGCTAATACGTCCACGTTCGATTCGTCGTCAAACGATTACTCGTTCACCGACGAAGAGCGAGCAGGCGCATTCTGGCTCAAACAACACGTTGGCTTCTCTGACGAGGGGGCGTACAGACCTGGTGCTGTGGAATCTGAGAGTACAGTTACGGTCTACACCGACTCTGTGACGTACCAACTGTTCAGAAGCGTCATGCCGGAAGACTACTACGACGTTCGTGTCGAACGACTCCGAAGTCCGTGGGAACCAGAGTTCGACGAGAGCAGACTGGAGGAGGGGTACGTGTTCATCCGAAAGCGTAGCATCGCGGAGGATTCGAGTGGAGAGGTTCTCCCGATTTCACAGCTCTCTCCAGAAGACGTCTCTGCCATCACTGACTCGGGGACGATAATCTTCGAAAACGAGGATGTGACCATCGTCGAGATCGACCAGAGGCCAGGAGAGTAG
- a CDS encoding IclR family transcriptional regulator, whose amino-acid sequence MDEIPHTDSNLRSVELSFGIIEQLRGRGKTTLAELTAETDLAKSTIHSHLTTLTNLGYVVKEDNAYRLSLRFLELGEEVRNLQPEYRILVDHVEALAERFEERAQFIVEEEGKGVYIYRKTGSRAVMTDSGVGKHIPLHSTAAGKAILAHMPREEVQEIIERHGLGSVTEHTITDEEELYEELDEIRERGYAFNREENLAGLNAVGVHVKGADGTVLGALSVSGPSFRLKGAQLESEIPDFMLGLANEIELNLAYPQ is encoded by the coding sequence ATGGACGAAATCCCACACACTGATTCAAACCTGCGTTCGGTCGAACTTTCGTTCGGCATCATTGAACAGCTTCGAGGACGTGGGAAGACGACCCTTGCCGAACTTACGGCTGAAACCGACCTGGCAAAGAGTACGATACACAGTCACCTCACGACGCTCACCAACCTGGGGTACGTCGTCAAAGAAGACAACGCGTATCGGTTGAGTTTGCGGTTCCTCGAACTCGGCGAAGAGGTACGAAATCTCCAACCTGAGTACAGAATCTTGGTCGACCACGTCGAAGCGTTGGCCGAACGGTTCGAAGAGCGAGCCCAGTTCATCGTCGAGGAGGAAGGAAAGGGTGTGTACATCTACAGGAAGACTGGGAGCCGTGCGGTGATGACCGACTCTGGGGTTGGCAAGCACATTCCGCTTCATTCGACTGCTGCCGGGAAAGCAATCCTCGCGCACATGCCCCGCGAGGAGGTGCAAGAGATCATCGAACGACACGGCCTCGGTTCAGTGACCGAGCACACGATTACCGATGAAGAGGAGTTGTACGAAGAGCTCGACGAAATTCGTGAGCGTGGGTACGCCTTCAACAGAGAGGAAAACCTCGCTGGACTCAACGCCGTTGGCGTGCACGTGAAGGGCGCTGATGGAACGGTGCTGGGGGCGTTGAGTGTCTCTGGTCCATCGTTCCGCCTCAAGGGTGCGCAACTGGAATCCGAGATTCCAGACTTCATGCTCGGCCTCGCGAACGAGATCGAGTTGAATCTGGCGTACCCGCAGTGA